AATCGCATCGTTTACAAGGGGCTACGGTTTATTTCCCTGTGGCGTCCAAGGCTCAACAGAAGGAAGTGCTTTATAAGATAACCCAAGATATGAAAGCAGAAATTGAAGCTCTTCCAGATTATCAGTCCATGACCACTGATACGGTAGGGCTCTATGATGACGGTTATCGCTACAAGGTTAAACTGAAAGGGCAAAAGAGAGAGCTCTGGATTGATGTCTATCCTACAGAATATGAGGATGATGACAATCCTGGGAATAATCAATATAATATTCGTATTGATCAATCTCGATGGTACTCGCCCTAGGGTTCTTGTTTTGAACGCTTTGTGACAATAGAATGATGTATTTGTAAGAATGAGGAGGTTTATGAAAGAAAAAGGATTTTGGGAGGGAGTACGGGCTGCGGTGCCGACGGCTCTAGGCTATGTTAGCATCGGGCTTGCTTGTGGCATTATCGGTTCCCCTTATGTAACCCCTGTAGAGATGGGCTTGATGAGCCTCTTTGTCTATGCTGGGAGCGCCCAGTTTGCCATGATAGCCTTGATAGCAGTTCAAGCACCTGTGGCAGCCATAGCTATGACGGTCTTTTTGATTAATCTGCGTCTCTTTTTGCTGAGTTTGCATGCGTCGACTTATTTCCGCCACACTAGTCTCTGGCATAATATCGGAATGTCTAGTCTCTTGACCGATGAGACTTACGGGGTCTTGATGGGAGAGCTAGTTCATACGGATAAGGTCAACCCTATGTGGATGCATGGGAACAATCTTAATAGCTATATTTCTTGGTTTTTGGGAACAGTTGTCGGAACTGCTCTAGGTGGACTTTTGCCAAATCCGGAAGTTTTTGGTCTAGATTTTGCCCTAGTGGGAATGTTTATCGGGATTTTCACTTCCCAGTTTCAGATTATGCAGAAACGGATTCCCTTGCGTAATATTTTCGTAATTTTAGCGGTTGTAGCTGTATCTTTCTTCTTGCTCTTGACGGTGGTGTCTCAGTCATTAGCTGTTCTGTTTGCGACCTTGCTAGGTTGTACCATGGGGGTGGTCTTGGATGGTCAGTAAGTATATTTTATTAGCGATTGTCTTTTCAGGTCTAGTGACTTGGATTCCTCGTGTGATTCCCTTTATCCTAGCCAAGTACAAGGGTTTGCCGCCTATCGTAGAGCGCTTTTTGAAATTTCTCCCAGTTTCTATTATCTTTGCCTTGATTCTTTCAAGTGTGGTGACAGGAAAAGTTGGAAGCCTTCCACAGATAAAATGGTTAGACTTTCTAGCAGTCTTCCCAACAGCCTTTGTGGCCTTTCGTTACCGTAATCTGGTGGGGACAGTTCTCTTTGGAGTGGTTTTGATAGCAGTCCTACGTTTGGTCTTTTAATTAGCCATAAAGAAAACCTATCACAAATATAGAAATCATATAATGGCGCAATCCTAATTTTTCTGTTAAGATAAGACTGTATTTTATTTTGGAGGAATTATCATGAAAAAAATCGTTAAGTATTCATCACTTGCTGCCCTAGGGATTGTTGCCGCAGGTGTATTAGCAGCTTGCTCAGGTGGTGAGAAGAAAGATGCTACAACTAGTGAAGCAACATCTGGTAAGAAAGAAATTATCGTAGCGACTAACGCTTCACCAAAACCATTTAACTATGAAGATAATGGTGAGTTGACTGGTTACGAAATCGAAGTTATTCGTGCTATCTTTAAAGACTCTGACAAATATGATGTCAAGTTTGAAAAGACAGAATGGTCAGGGATCTTTGCAGGTCTTGACGCAGATCGTTACCAAATGGCAGTTAACAACATTAGCTACACTAAAGAACGTGCAGAAAAATATCTTTATGCAGCACCAACTGCTAAAAACCCTAACGTTCTCGTAGTTAAAAAGGATGACAACAGCATCAAATCACTTGATGATATCGGTGGAAAATCTACTGAAGTCGTTCAAGGAACAACATCCGCTAAACAGTTGGAAGAATACAACAAACAACACCCAGATAACCCAACTATCCTTAACTATACGAAGGCAGATTTCCAACAAATCATGTCTCGTTTGAGCGATGGACAATTTGACTACAAGATTTTTGACAAGATCGGTGTAGAAACAGTTATCAAAAACCAAGGTTTGGATAACTTGAAAGTCATCGAACTTCCAAGCGACCAACAACCTTACGTATATCCACTTCTTGCAAAAGGTCAAGATGAGTTGAAGGTATTTGTGGATAAACGTATCCAAGAACTATACAAAGACGGAACTCTTGAAAAACTGTCTCAACAGTTCTTTGGTGGTTCTTACCTCCCAGCAGAAGCTGATATTAAATAATTTAAAAATACCTCTGTTAGTGACAGAGGTATTTTTATGTAAGCACATTCAAAAAAGCGACTGGATTGCCCCATATTCTTTGACAAAGCCCGTCGGAATGGGTTATAATAATAAATAATACATTTAAAGGAGATTGTTATGAAACATAAAAAGTTTCTATCCTCATTTACATTAGCTGCGGCTTTGTTAGCAGCGGGCGCAATGAATCATGAGGTTCAAGCTAATGAAAAGCCTGTAGATGCTAAGGAAAAAGCTGTTGCGCCATCATCATCTGAAAAACAGATTACAGATGCGCAAAAGGAAGTTAAGAAAGCTCAAGCGTCTGTAGATGAAAAAGCTTCAAAAGAAGCGGAGGCTAAAAAGGACTTAGCAAAGGCTGATAAAAAGGTTGCTGAGACAAAAGAAGCTATCAATATCGCTAAAAATGCTGATGCTATCATCGAAGAAGAATCAAAAGTAGCATCTGAGAAGAGCGCTGAAAAAACAGAAGCTGACAAAGCTTTGGCAAATGCAGAATCTACAGCAACAGCAGCTCAATCTGCAGAAACTGCTGCTAAAGAAGCTAGCCAATCTGCCAATGAAAAGCGTGACGCTAAAGCAGCAGAGGTAAAAGAAAAGCAAGCTGAACTAGATGGCATGACTGATGCAAGTCTTAAAAATCAAATCTCTAATGCTGAAAGCGAGGTTAAAAAAGCCGATCAGTCTCTTCAAGAACAAACGAAAGCAGCGAATGAAGTAGCGAATAAGATAGCAGAAAAACAAAAGGAACTTGACAATTACAAACCAACAGTCTTGAAAAAGGTCTTGAATCCAGAAGAACAAGGACATAAAGCTCCAGCATCTGAGGATGATTATGACTATAACAAAAAAAATCGCCCTAGAGACGCCGCAGGCAAACCTTTGATGGAAAATGTTGACTTTCAAGGTGTTCGTGAAGTTGAAGAGGAAGCAACTGAAGAAATGAAACGCTTCACTAAGGCTTTAGCTGATTATAATGCAAACCCATATGATGCAGTTAATCACAAATATAAAACAAGACCAGTCTTTAAGTTTGTTGTGGATAATCGCAAATTGACAGAAGCTTTCATCGAGTTAGCAAATGAACTCCGTCGTGCTAATGGTGTTACACAAGACTTAGCTCTAGACGAAGCCTACATTAAACATGCAGAAGAACGTTCAAATGAAATGGCTACCACTGGAGTCTTAAGCCATGATACCAAGTTCTCACACCCAGATGGAGAAGATGTTCGTGTAGAAAATATTGGAATGAATTATGCAATTCCTGGAACAGATGGTGGACCAAACTTTGTGGAAGTTAAAAATGGTCAAACGATTTATAATTACGATAAGATTATGAGTTATAAACAGTTTGCTTATGAATCCCTTTTAGCTTGGTATGCAGACTTTAATAATATAAAAGGAATCGACTACGGACACCGCAGAGCCCTTCTTACACCGGTTGGAGGAAAAGTAGGTGTAGCCCAAGGAACGATTGAAGGAAAAAATCCTAATAATATTTATTATACATATACAAGTAATGCCTATACACCTGAAACAGTGAAGGAATACAGTTCTAATTTCTATGCCTTTAATGAAGACGATAAATTGCATCCGACCTTCTATGGTAAACGCATGAAGTTCTTGCCTGAGCATCACTTTGTATATGTTGAGAAAACAGTTGTTGACAAATCTGCTGATCTTAAGTCTGAACTTGCATCATTGAAAGCAGAAAAAGCTGATAAAGATGCTAAAAAATCAGCTGCTGAAACTAAAAAAGCTGACTTGTTAGTAACATTGGACAAATTAAATAAACAAGCTAATAATCTAGTCAATGCGCGTGAACAAGTTAAAAAGGATTTGGAACAAGCTAAATCTGATTTGGCAACGTTAACTGCTGATGCGAAAGCAAAAGCTGAATTAGTTGCTACAAAATCACAAGAGGCAACTAAAGCAAGTCAAAATCTAAAAGCCTTGCAAGCCAAGGTAGCAGAATTGGCTACAGCTATTAAGAATGCAGAAGAAAAACGCGATAAAGCAATGGCCTTGAAAGGTCAAGCATCAGCCTTAGAAACAACATTGAAGCAAGCAGAAACTGATAAAGCAAATGCACAGAAAGTTAGTGACCAAGCGGAAGCTGAATTGAAATTGGCTCAAGCAGCCCTAGCAGAAGCCAAAGCGAAGCTACAAGCTTTATTAGATGTACTTGAAGCAGAAAATATGCTGAAATTGGCAGAAAAAGACGGAATGATTATTGGTCTACCAAAAAATGCTCCAGTTCAAGACACACTTCCAGAATTTGATCTTCGTAAACTTGCTGATAAACCTCAAGGTGCAGAAGCTAATAAACCTGTAGAAAAAGCTTCTACGAAAGCATTACCAAATACAGGAACAAACTCAGGAGTAGATGGGCAAACGACTCTATTCGGAGTTTACGGTTTACTTGCGAGCCTCGGCTTAGCAGGCATCGCAACACGACGCAGAAGACAAGGTAAATAATTCTTAAAAAGCTATCTAGCAATCAGCTAGCTAGCTTTTTTTATGCAGAGCTACAGAAGTGAATGTAGATTAATATTCGCTTAATATGTATAGTTTCAAACTATAGCCTTACCTATCTAATAACAATTTGCGAAATCAAATAAAGTATGAGATACTATTACGGTATTATTTTTAAAGGAGAAAGAATCATGAAAATCAAAAAATGGTTAAGCGTAGCAGCGATTGCTACAGTAGCAGGCCTTACACTTGCAGCTTGCGGAAATTCAGACAAGAAAGCAGACAATACAACTACAGTTAAAATTGCGACTGTTAACCGTAGCGGTTCAGAAGAAGCACGCTGGGACAAAGTCCAAGAATTAGTTGAAAAAGATGGCATCAAATTGGAATTCACAGAGTTTACAGACTACTCACAACCAAACAAAGCAACTGCCGATGGTGAAGTAGACTTGAACGCTTTCCAACACTACAACTTCTTGAACAACTGGAACAAAGAAAACGGAAAAGATCTTGTAGCGATTGCAGATACTTATATCTCACCAATCCGTCTTTACTCAGGTAAAAACGGAGAAGAAAACAAGTACACTAAAGTAGAAGAAATCCCAGATAACGGTGAAATCGCAGTACCAAACGATGCTACTAACGAAAGCCGTGCTCTTTACCTTCTTCAATCTGCTGGTTTGATCAAGTTGGATGTTTCAGGAACTGAACTTGCTACAATCGCAAACATCAAAGAAAATCCAAAGAACTTGAAAATCACTGAATTGGACGCTAGCCAGACAGCTCGTTCATTGACATCAGTTGATGCAGCTGTTGTCAACAACACTTTTGTTACAGAAGCAAAATTGGACTACAAGAAAGCACTCTTTAAAGAGCAAGCTGACGAAAATTCAAAACAATGGTACAACATCATCGTTGCGAAGAAAGATTGGGAATCATCACCTAAAGCTGATGCAATCAAGAAAATTATCGCAGCTTACCACACTGATGAAGTGAAAAAAGTTATCGAAGAAACTTCAGACGGCTTGGATCAACCAGTTTGGTAATAAACATAGGGAGGTGGGAGAGATTTTTTCCACCTCTTGCTTTTATATAGAGCCTCAAGCAAATGAAATCCACTTGTATTGATTCCAAAGGTACAAGTCCTAGTAGAAAGGTAGAGAAAAAATGGTTTTTCCTAGCCAAGAAGAACAAATTGAAAAATTTGAAAAGGATCATGTAGCGCAACATTACTTTGAAGTTTTGCGTACCTTGATTTCTAAAAAATCAGTCTTTGCCCAACAAGTCGGGCTGAAAGAGGTGGCTCGTTATCTAGGTGAAATTTTTAAACGTGTTGGCGCAGAAGTTGAGATTGATGAAAGTTATACGGCGCCTTTTGTCATGGCACATTTCAAAAGTTCGAGACCAGATGCTAAAACCATCATTTTCTACAACCACTACGATACAGTACCGGCAGATGGTGACCAAGTCTGGACAGAGGATCCTTTCACGCTTTCTGTGCGTGATGGTATTATGTATGGGCGTGGGGTGGATGATGACAAAGGTCATATCACTGCTCGTTTGAGTGCTCTTAGAAAGTATATGCAGCACCACGATGATCTCCCTGTCAATATCAGCTTCATCATGGAAGGGGCAGAGGAATCGGCCTCTATGGATTTGGATAAATATCTAGAAAAACATGCGGACAAACTCCGAGGTGCAGATCTATTAGTCTGGGAACAAGGGACCAAAAATGCCTTAGAGCAGTTAGAAATCTCAGGTGGAAATAAGGGAATTGTAACCTTTGATGCCAAGGTCAAGAGTGCAGACGTCGATATCCATTCTAGCTATGGTGGAGTCATCGAGTCGGCTCCATGGTATCTTATACAAGCTTTGACTAGTCTTCGGGCTGCAGATGGCCGTATCTTGGTAGAAGGTTTGTACGATGATGTGCAGGAGCCGAACGAACGCGAGTTGGCCTTGGTTGAAACCTATGCTCAACGTAATCCAGAGGAAATCAGCCAGATTTATGGCTTGGAATTACCACTGTTACAAGAGGAACGTACTGCCTTTCTAAAACGTTTTTTCTTTGAACCAGCTCTCAATATCGAAGGAATCCAATCAGGATATCAAGGGCAGGGAGTCAAAACAATCTTGCCAGCAGAAGCTAGTGCCAAGCTAGAAGTTCGCTTGGTTCCTGGTCTCGAACCTTATGATGTTTTGGAGAAAATCCGAAAACAACTAGACAAAAACGGCTTTGATAAGGTAGAATTGTACTATACTTTGGGTGAGATGAGCTATCGAAGTGACATGAGTGCGCCAGCTATTCTCAATGTCATTGAACTGGCCAAGAAATTCTATCCACAGGGCGTATCTGTTTTGCCGACAACAGCTGGAACAGGTCCTATGCATACCGTATTCGATGCCTTGGAAGTACCTATGGTTGCTTTTGGTCTAGGAAATGCCAACAGCCGAGACCACGGTGGAGATGAAAACGTACGAATCGCAGACTATTACACCCATATTGAATTAGTAGAGGAGCTGATTAAAAGCTATGAGTAGAGATATTATCAAGTTAGATCAAATCGATGTGACTTTTCATCAAAAGAAAAGAACCATCACAGCGGTTAAAGATGTGACCATTCACATCCAAGAAGGGGATATCTACGGAATCGTTGGATATTCTGGAGCAGGGAAGTCAACCTTGGTTCGTGTGATCAACCTTTTGCAAAAACCATCTGCAGGTAGAATTACTGTTGATGATGATGTGATTTTTGATGGGAAAGAAACCTTAACTGCTGGACAATTACGTCGCAAACGTCAAGATATTGGGATGATTTTCCAACACTTTAACCTTATGAGCCAAAAAACGGCCGAGGAAAATGTAGCCTTTGCCCTCAAACATTCTGGACTTAGTGAGAAAGATAAGAAGGCTAAAGTGGCTGAATTATTAGACTTAGTCGGATTGGCTGACCGTGCCGAAAACTACCCTTCACAACTTTCTGGTGGTCAAAAACAACGTGTAGCTATTGCGCGTGCCTTGGCCAATGATCCGAAGATTTTGATTTCAGACGAGTCAACTTCAGCTCTTGATCCGAAGACAACCAAACAAATCTTGTCACTCTTGCAAGAATTAAACCGTAAACTAGGTTTGACCATTGTCTTGATCACACATGAGATGCAAATTGTCAAAGATATCGCCAACCGTGTGGCAGTGATGCAGGATGGCCGCTTGATTGAAGAAGGTAGCGTTCTTGAGATCTTCTCAAATCCTAAGCAACCATTGACTCAGGATTTTATCTCAACTGCGACAGGTATCGATGAAGCTATGGTTAAGATTGAGAAGCAAGAAATCGTGGAACACTTATCTGACAATAGCATTCTGGTACAACTCAAGTATGCAGGGGCATCTACAGATGAACCGCTTTTGAATGAATTGTACAAGCACTACCAAGTAACAGCCAATATTCTTTATGGAAACATTGAAATTTTGGATGGTACTCCGGTGGGTGAGCTGGTAGTTGTTTTATCTGGAGAAAAAGAAGCGCTGGCGAATGCTCAAGACGCTATTCGTCAGGCTGGTGTGCAACTAAAAGTATTGAAGGGAGGACAGTAAGATGGCAGAGTTAATTCAAACATATTTACCAAACGTCTATAAGATGGGCTGGTTAGGCCAAGCAGGCTGGGGAACAGCTATTTACTTAACGCTTTATATGACAGTTCTTTCCTTTATCATTGGAGGGTTCTTAGGACTTGTTGCAGGACTGTTCCTTGTCTTGACGGCTCCTGGGGGTGTCTTAGAAGATAAATTTGTCTTTTGGGTTTTGGATAAGATTACTTCAATCTTCCGTGCGGTACCATTTATCATTCTCTTGGCGGTCTTGTCGCCCTTCTCTCATCTAATTGTCGGGACAAGCATTGGTCCAAATGCGGCTATCGTACCGCTATCTTTTGCAGTCTTTGCCTTCTTTGCACGTCAGGTTCAAGTGGTTTTATCAGAGCTTGATAATGGTGTGAT
The window above is part of the Streptococcus sp. Marseille-Q6470 genome. Proteins encoded here:
- a CDS encoding MetQ/NlpA family ABC transporter substrate-binding protein translates to MKIKKWLSVAAIATVAGLTLAACGNSDKKADNTTTVKIATVNRSGSEEARWDKVQELVEKDGIKLEFTEFTDYSQPNKATADGEVDLNAFQHYNFLNNWNKENGKDLVAIADTYISPIRLYSGKNGEENKYTKVEEIPDNGEIAVPNDATNESRALYLLQSAGLIKLDVSGTELATIANIKENPKNLKITELDASQTARSLTSVDAAVVNNTFVTEAKLDYKKALFKEQADENSKQWYNIIVAKKDWESSPKADAIKKIIAAYHTDEVKKVIEETSDGLDQPVW
- a CDS encoding methionine ABC transporter permease — protein: MAELIQTYLPNVYKMGWLGQAGWGTAIYLTLYMTVLSFIIGGFLGLVAGLFLVLTAPGGVLEDKFVFWVLDKITSIFRAVPFIILLAVLSPFSHLIVGTSIGPNAAIVPLSFAVFAFFARQVQVVLSELDNGVIEAAQASGATFWDIVGVYLSEGLPDLIRVTTVTLISLVGETAMAGAVGAGGIGNVAIAYGFNRFNHDVTVLATLIIILIIFSIQFLGDFLIKKLSHK
- a CDS encoding methionine ABC transporter ATP-binding protein, with the translated sequence MSRDIIKLDQIDVTFHQKKRTITAVKDVTIHIQEGDIYGIVGYSGAGKSTLVRVINLLQKPSAGRITVDDDVIFDGKETLTAGQLRRKRQDIGMIFQHFNLMSQKTAEENVAFALKHSGLSEKDKKAKVAELLDLVGLADRAENYPSQLSGGQKQRVAIARALANDPKILISDESTSALDPKTTKQILSLLQELNRKLGLTIVLITHEMQIVKDIANRVAVMQDGRLIEEGSVLEIFSNPKQPLTQDFISTATGIDEAMVKIEKQEIVEHLSDNSILVQLKYAGASTDEPLLNELYKHYQVTANILYGNIEILDGTPVGELVVVLSGEKEALANAQDAIRQAGVQLKVLKGGQ
- a CDS encoding M20/M25/M40 family metallo-hydrolase, producing the protein MVFPSQEEQIEKFEKDHVAQHYFEVLRTLISKKSVFAQQVGLKEVARYLGEIFKRVGAEVEIDESYTAPFVMAHFKSSRPDAKTIIFYNHYDTVPADGDQVWTEDPFTLSVRDGIMYGRGVDDDKGHITARLSALRKYMQHHDDLPVNISFIMEGAEESASMDLDKYLEKHADKLRGADLLVWEQGTKNALEQLEISGGNKGIVTFDAKVKSADVDIHSSYGGVIESAPWYLIQALTSLRAADGRILVEGLYDDVQEPNERELALVETYAQRNPEEISQIYGLELPLLQEERTAFLKRFFFEPALNIEGIQSGYQGQGVKTILPAEASAKLEVRLVPGLEPYDVLEKIRKQLDKNGFDKVELYYTLGEMSYRSDMSAPAILNVIELAKKFYPQGVSVLPTTAGTGPMHTVFDALEVPMVAFGLGNANSRDHGGDENVRIADYYTHIELVEELIKSYE
- a CDS encoding AzlC family ABC transporter permease: MKEKGFWEGVRAAVPTALGYVSIGLACGIIGSPYVTPVEMGLMSLFVYAGSAQFAMIALIAVQAPVAAIAMTVFLINLRLFLLSLHASTYFRHTSLWHNIGMSSLLTDETYGVLMGELVHTDKVNPMWMHGNNLNSYISWFLGTVVGTALGGLLPNPEVFGLDFALVGMFIGIFTSQFQIMQKRIPLRNIFVILAVVAVSFFLLLTVVSQSLAVLFATLLGCTMGVVLDGQ
- a CDS encoding AzlD domain-containing protein encodes the protein MVSKYILLAIVFSGLVTWIPRVIPFILAKYKGLPPIVERFLKFLPVSIIFALILSSVVTGKVGSLPQIKWLDFLAVFPTAFVAFRYRNLVGTVLFGVVLIAVLRLVF
- a CDS encoding amino acid ABC transporter substrate-binding protein; the encoded protein is MKKIVKYSSLAALGIVAAGVLAACSGGEKKDATTSEATSGKKEIIVATNASPKPFNYEDNGELTGYEIEVIRAIFKDSDKYDVKFEKTEWSGIFAGLDADRYQMAVNNISYTKERAEKYLYAAPTAKNPNVLVVKKDDNSIKSLDDIGGKSTEVVQGTTSAKQLEEYNKQHPDNPTILNYTKADFQQIMSRLSDGQFDYKIFDKIGVETVIKNQGLDNLKVIELPSDQQPYVYPLLAKGQDELKVFVDKRIQELYKDGTLEKLSQQFFGGSYLPAEADIK